The following are from one region of the Juglans regia cultivar Chandler chromosome 10, Walnut 2.0, whole genome shotgun sequence genome:
- the LOC109008831 gene encoding thaumatin-like protein, translated as MKLPALVAAFFLFLACHSMLSAGITAAHQVTFYVHNKCPFPIWPATAPNTGHPIIADGGFYLPSGQTHNIYTPLTWSGRIWARTGCKFNANWNPARETGDCDGRLACNGSIGTPPATLAEVSLQEDKGKPSFYDVSLVDGYNIPVSITSRQVLPKCTIRGCLKDVNSLCPQELEILNKNGEVVACKSACLAFGLDNFCCRNQYGSPKKCKPSVYSKIFKDACPSYYSYAFDTPPPLVNCASREYVITFCPVRGDEHTSI; from the exons ATGAAGTTACCAGCGCTGGTTGCtgctttctttctcttcctagCATGCCATTCTATGCTATCTGCAG GAATTACAGCAGCACATCAAGTTACATTTTATGTGCACAACAAATGCCCCTTTCCCATATGGCCTGCAACAGCACCAAATACTGGGCACCCAATAATAGCTGATGGCGGCTTCTACCTCCCCTCAGGCCAGACACACAACATTTATACCCCACTGACATGGAGTGGCCGGATTTGGGCCAGAACAGGCTGCAAATTCAATGCCAATTGGAATCCTGCCCGTGAAACAGGCGATTGTGATGGAAGATTGGCCTGCAATGGAAGTATTGGCACTCCCCCAGCCACACTAGCGGAAGTTTCCCTGCAGGAAGATAAAGGCAAGCCAAGCTTTTATGATGTAAGCTTGGTGGATGGGTACAACATCCCTGTTTCGATCACGTCAAGGCAAGTATTGCCAAAATGTACCATCAGAGGGTGCTTGAAAGACGTGAACAGTTTATGCCCACAAGAGCTTGAAATCTTAAACAAAAATGGGGAAGTGGTGGCATGCAAAAGTGCTTGCTTGGCTTTTGGCCTGGACAACTTTTGTTGTCGGAATCAATACGGGAGCCCAAAAAAGTGCAAGCCTAGTGTCTATTCAAAGATCTTTAAAGATGCTTGCCCTTCGTATTACAGTTATGCCTTTGACACACCTCCACCATTGGTAAATTGCGCCTCTAGAGAGTATGTGATAACCTTCTGTCCAGTGCGGGGTGATGAACACACCTCCATATAG
- the LOC109008933 gene encoding serine/threonine-protein kinase D6PK: MEKPAQSSENNDTESLAGNLQDLSLDTNVSISLFSSTVSGSENSVSSSNMSNASTVEAQKNAEFVVDCEESDTSSLSCASKYNSFDANESSFRSFCSSKPHKGNDIRWDAIQYVKAKDGDLGLGNFRLLKKLGCGDIGSVYLAQLRGMGCLFAMKVMDKGMLAGRKKLVRAQTERDILGLLDHPFLPTLYSHFETDKFSCLLMEFCSGGDLHTLRQRQPGKHFREQAARFYASEVLLALEYLHMMGVVYRDLKPENVLVREDGHIMLSDFDLSLRCCVSPTLVQSSTEPSCRISAYCIQPSCIDPTCKLPVCVEPSCLQPSCFKPRFLSSKISKVRSEKIANADSLPVLIAEPTSARSTSFVGTHEYLAPEIIRGDGHGSAVDWWTFGVFLHELLHGRTPFKGNGNRETLFNVVGQPLKFPDGSCISFAAKDLIRGLLVKDPQKRLGFKRGATEIKQHPFFESINWALIRSTHPPEIPKPVDLAFLSHTVKTSMPPNDKGATDSDRSSGPYLDFEFF; this comes from the exons ATGGAAAAACCAGCTCAGAGTAGTGAAAACAATGATACCGAATCCCTCGCTGGCAACCTCCAAGACCTAAGCTTGGATACTAATGTTAGCATCAGTCTTTTTAGCAGCACGGTTTCTGGGTCTGAGAACAGTGTGAGTAGCAGCAATATGAGCAATGCCAGCACTGTTGAGGCTCAGAAGAATGCTGAATTCGTAGTGGACTGCGAGGAAAGTGACACAAGCAGTTTAAGTTGCGCGAGCAAATATAACAGCTTTGATGCAAACGAATCCAGCTTTCGGAGCTTTTGCTCGTCGAAGCCTCACAAGGGCAACGATATACGATGGGATGCCATACAATACGTAAAGGCGAAAGATGGGGACTTGGGGCTGGGAAATTTCAGGCTATTGAAGAAGCTTGGTTGTGGGGATATAGGGAGTGTGTATTTGGCCCAGTTAAGAGGAATGGGGTGTTTGTTTGCCATGAAGGTGATGGATAAGGGCATGTTGGCTGGAAGGAAGAAGCTGGTGAGAGCTCAGACTGAGAGGGACATATTGGGTTTGTTGGACCACCCGTTCCTTCCCACCCTTTACTCGCATTTCGAGACCGACAAGTTCTCTTGCCTGTTAATGGAGTTTTGCAGTGGTGGGGATCTTCACACGCTTCGGCAGCGCCAGCCCGGCAAGCACTTTAGGGAACAGGCAGCCAG ATTTTATGCTTCTGAAGTTCTTCTTGCGCTAGAGTATCTACACATGATGGGAGTGGTGTACAGAGACTTAAAGCCTGAGAATGTATTGGTGAGGGAGGATGGCCACATCATGCTCTCTGATTTTGACCTATCTTTGAGATGCTGTGTGAGTCCCACACTCGTTCAGTCCAGTACAGAACCATCCTGCCGGATATCTGCTTACTGTATTCAGCCATCATGCATTGATCCAACCTGCAAATTACCCGTTTGTGTGGAGCCTTCTTGCTTGCAACCTTCTTGCTTTAAGCCTCGTTTTCTCAGTTCCAAAATAAGCAAGGTGAGGAGTGAAAAAATAGCAAATGCAGATTCACTTCCTGTTCTAATTGCAGAACCAACTAGCGCCCGCTCTACATCATTTGTTGGAACCCACGAATATTTAGCTCCCGAGATAATAAGAGGGGATGGTCATGGGAGTGCTGTTGATTGGTGGACATTTGGTGTTTTCTTGCACGAGTTGCTCCATGGGAGGACACCGTTTAAAGGCAATGGAAACCGAGAGACATTATTCAATGTTGTTGGCCAGCCCCTAAAATTTCCTGACGGATCTTGTATCAGCTTTGCAGCAAAGGATTTGATCCGGGGCCTGCTTGTAAAGGATCCACAAAAGAGACTAGGATTCAAAAGAGGTGCCACTGAGATCAAACAACATCCCTTCTTTGAAAGTATTAATTGGGCTCTCATCCGGAGTACTCACCCTCCAGAAATTCCAAAACCCGTTGATCTTGCATTTTTGAGCCACACAGTCAAGACATCGATGCCTCCAAATGACAAAGGTGCTACTGACTCGGATAGGTCATCAGGTCCTTActtagattttgaatttttttaa